The proteins below come from a single Chryseobacterium capnotolerans genomic window:
- a CDS encoding DNA-directed RNA polymerase subunit alpha C-terminal domain-containing protein encodes MINLVIMSKSLNSIYAMSYDPEDDFLLGVIAVPARRALKKEKIDSLEKLSDYSEKEILQLHGFGKNTMMKLKDHMKEHQMCFKET; translated from the coding sequence ATGATCAATTTAGTTATCATGTCAAAGAGTTTGAATTCCATTTATGCGATGAGCTATGATCCGGAAGATGATTTTCTTCTGGGAGTTATTGCTGTACCCGCAAGAAGAGCCTTGAAAAAGGAGAAGATAGATTCTTTGGAAAAGCTGTCAGATTATTCTGAAAAAGAAATTCTACAGCTGCATGGTTTCGGAAAAAATACAATGATGAAGCTGAAAGATCATATGAAGGAGCATCAAATGTGTTTTAAAGAAACATAA
- a CDS encoding SRPBCC family protein, translated as MDPIKIDITILAPVEKVWNYFNEPKHITKWNFAHESWHCPSSENDLKVGGRFKNKMEAKDKSFAFDFEGVYDEVTPHALIKYHMEDGRKVEVIFDKIDENTTKVIEIFDPEKQNSVEMQRDGWYAILNNFHKYVENH; from the coding sequence ATGGATCCAATTAAAATAGACATTACCATTTTAGCCCCAGTAGAAAAAGTTTGGAATTACTTCAACGAACCCAAACACATTACCAAATGGAATTTTGCCCATGAAAGCTGGCATTGTCCAAGTTCTGAAAATGACCTGAAAGTAGGAGGCAGATTTAAAAACAAAATGGAAGCAAAAGATAAAAGCTTTGCATTCGATTTTGAAGGGGTATATGATGAAGTTACTCCCCACGCACTTATAAAATATCACATGGAAGATGGGCGTAAGGTAGAGGTTATTTTTGATAAGATCGATGAGAATACCACAAAGGTTATTGAGATTTTTGATCCTGAGAAACAAAATTCTGTGGAAATGCAGCGAGATGGCTGGTACGCTATTCTCAATAATTTCCATAAGTATGTTGAGAATCATTAA
- a CDS encoding SDR family oxidoreductase produces MKTQNKSQSKSKVPKEGLFPEIIRNDYQGSKKLWNKKAVISGGDSGIGQAVAVHFAREGADVAIIYKESDNDAKETKRLVVKEGRKCLLIKGDLTRKTFRDKCTDKIREAWKSIDILVNNAGIHTSKNSLEKISDEQIKETFDTNIISMISFTRNFLPLMKKGGRIICTTSVTAYRGSDHLIDYVATKGAILSFIRSLADNLAKKEILVNGVAPGPIWTPLVKEAFDDLSTFGKDTPLKRAGQPSEVAPAYVFLASKDASYITGEVIHINGGDFVGG; encoded by the coding sequence ATGAAAACACAGAACAAATCACAATCTAAATCAAAAGTCCCTAAAGAAGGACTGTTTCCGGAAATTATCCGGAATGATTATCAGGGAAGCAAGAAGTTATGGAACAAGAAAGCTGTTATTTCCGGAGGAGACAGTGGAATAGGGCAGGCAGTAGCCGTTCATTTTGCCAGGGAAGGTGCAGATGTTGCTATTATTTATAAGGAAAGTGACAATGATGCTAAAGAAACCAAACGATTGGTAGTAAAAGAAGGTCGGAAATGCCTTTTGATTAAAGGTGATCTTACCCGGAAAACATTTAGAGATAAATGTACAGATAAGATTAGAGAAGCTTGGAAGAGTATTGATATTCTGGTTAATAATGCAGGAATTCATACTTCTAAAAATAGTCTGGAAAAAATTTCAGATGAGCAGATTAAAGAAACCTTTGATACCAATATCATTTCTATGATTTCTTTTACCCGAAATTTTCTTCCGCTGATGAAAAAAGGAGGCCGTATTATTTGTACAACTTCGGTTACGGCGTATCGGGGAAGCGATCATTTAATTGATTATGTAGCTACTAAAGGAGCCATCTTATCCTTTATCCGTTCATTGGCAGATAATCTTGCTAAAAAAGAAATTCTGGTCAATGGAGTAGCGCCCGGACCTATATGGACGCCACTTGTAAAAGAAGCATTTGATGATCTTTCAACCTTTGGAAAGGATACTCCGTTAAAACGTGCAGGGCAGCCATCAGAAGTAGCTCCCGCTTATGTTTTTCTCGCCTCTAAAGATGCCAGTTATATCACAGGGGAAGTAATTCATATCAATGGTGGAGATTTTGTCGGAGGCTAA
- a CDS encoding VOC family protein produces MNNDIFPCLWYDGEAKQSAEFYCKVFGGEITADTPVVMNIDLFGQRLMLLNGGPQFKKNPSISFTVLCETEDEVQKYWDQLIEGGIALMELDSYSWSTKYGWVQDKYGVTWQLFFGEKAGGQKIVPTLMFIHENNGKAKEAMELYTQTFPDSKIEGILTYGQGGEGHSIQEPAENVQHAQMTIGNYTLYCMDNSYDHQFDFNEGISIVIMTDDQQQTDTYWNALTANGGRESMCGWLKDKYGLSWQIVPKKLIQLMNDPNQEKAYKVVQAMMKMQKIIIQDLEDAYNS; encoded by the coding sequence ATGAATAACGATATTTTCCCATGTCTGTGGTATGACGGAGAGGCTAAACAATCTGCCGAATTTTACTGTAAAGTTTTTGGAGGAGAGATAACTGCAGACACTCCGGTTGTCATGAACATTGATCTGTTTGGTCAACGACTAATGTTGCTTAACGGCGGGCCACAATTTAAAAAGAATCCTTCCATTTCTTTTACAGTACTTTGTGAAACAGAAGATGAAGTTCAGAAATACTGGGACCAATTGATAGAGGGCGGGATAGCTTTAATGGAACTTGATTCCTATTCTTGGAGTACAAAATACGGATGGGTACAAGATAAATATGGAGTAACCTGGCAGTTGTTTTTTGGAGAAAAAGCAGGTGGGCAAAAGATCGTTCCTACTTTGATGTTTATTCATGAAAATAATGGTAAAGCTAAAGAGGCTATGGAACTGTACACCCAGACCTTCCCTGATTCAAAGATAGAGGGGATTCTAACTTACGGACAAGGAGGAGAAGGGCATAGTATACAGGAGCCGGCTGAAAATGTGCAGCATGCTCAAATGACCATTGGAAATTATACTTTATACTGTATGGATAATTCGTATGATCATCAGTTTGATTTCAATGAAGGAATTTCTATTGTAATAATGACGGATGACCAACAGCAAACCGACACATACTGGAACGCACTTACAGCAAACGGCGGAAGAGAAAGTATGTGTGGCTGGCTAAAAGATAAATATGGTTTGAGCTGGCAAATTGTTCCTAAAAAATTGATTCAGCTGATGAATGATCCTAATCAGGAAAAAGCTTATAAAGTGGTACAGGCGATGATGAAAATGCAGAAAATTATTATACAGGATTTGGAAGACGCTTATAATTCATAA